The nucleotide sequence CCTTGCCCTTCTCCGCGCACACCTACTACTTCTTCAAGCGTATCGTACGGTTTGCCCGTAATATAGAGAAGATCGTCGCCTGGACGAAGAATGCCAAACAAAGAAATTGCGATCGCATGCGTCCCCGAGATTATATGGTTACGCACCAATGCCGCTTCTCCACCAAACACCTCGGCGTAAATCGATTCTAACGTTGCACGTCCGGAATCATCATAGCCATAGCCAGTGGATGTTGAAAAATGAAATTCATTGACTTCATGCTTTTGGAAGGAACGCAATACTTTCAGTTGATTCGTATCCACCAAAGCAGAAATTTGACGATGTCTCTCTGAGATCGTCGCTTCTACCTCCATTACGAGGGGGCGAAGCTTTTCTCCATGGGAAAAATATGAAAACATCTGTTACTTACCAACTCTCTTCAACAGTCTCTGGTTTATCCAGGAGGAAAGGAGCAATCTTGCCGTATATCGGATTATCCTTGTTCACACGGACGGTGATCAAGTAGGCCGCTTCCTCTTCATTAAATTCTTGTTCCATCTCTACCCCATCCCGATGCAGAAGGGAGAGAATGTCTCCACGCTCAACAGGAACGCGCAGCTTCATCTCATTGAAAGATTGCAGAGCAAATGACTCAATCCGGCTGAGCAATTGCTTCAGGTCATCTTCCCGCATGGCAGAAATCAGAATCGATTCGTCTGCACGCGGCAAGTAAGAACCCTCTGCAAGCATATCTGCCTTGTTGAAAACGACTAGCTGCGGTATTTCTTCTGCTTTTAGCTCGCGCAAAATCTTGTCTACAACTTCCATGTGTACTTGAAAATCAGGGTGATGACTATCCACCACATGCAGGATGAGGTCCGCTTCCTTTACACCTTCCAGTGTCGAACGGAATGCAGCGACCAGACTCGTTGGCAAGTCCTGAATAAAACCAACCGTATCTGTTAAAAGCACATCGAGTCCGCTCGGCAACTCCAATTGCCTAGTCGTCGGGTCTAAAGTGGCAAACAGTTTGTCTTCCTGCAACGTGTTTGCATTCGTAAGCTTGTTGAGGATCGTCGACTTCCCAGCATTCGTATAACCGACCAACGCAATCTGGAACACATTGTTTTTCTTCCGACGCTCCCGATGCAATTGTCTCGTCCGAACGGTATCCTCTAATTGTTGCTTGAGTTCACTGATCCGCTTGCGAATATGACGACGGTCACTTTCCAGCTTGGTTTCACCCGGACCACGCGTACCGATACCACCTCCGAGACGGGAAAGCTGTTTCCCTTGCCCGGCAAGCCGCGGCAGCAAGTAGTTGTACTGCGCCAGCTCTACCTGGATTTTCCCTTCGCGCGACTGTGCACGTCCTGCGAAAATATCCAAAATGAGCTGCGTGCGATCAATCACTTTGCAATCAAAAACTTTATCCAAATTACGAGTCTGACTCGGAGACAACTCATCGTTGAAAATGATGACGTCCACATCCAGCTCTTCGGCTCTCTGCGCGATTTCATCAATTTTTCCTGTCCCCAAATACCAGGCAGAATCAACCCGGTCCCGATTTTGCGTGATGACGTCCAATACTTCTACACCAGCAGTATCGGCCAGCTCATGCAATTCTTCCATGGAAAGACGGGTTCTTTCTTCATCCCGGTTATCTAAATAGCAACCAACCAGTATGGCTGTTTCTTGCGTTTTGATCAGATCGTTCACCGATTCACGCCCCTTCATGCACTATCATACCACATTTTGCCCAAAACGTTACGACAGCGGGGCACGTCAACTGAAATCAACTTTTAGTCATGGGTTACCTGCCGCTTTCTCCGAGAAAATCTCCTTCACAAAAAGCGGAATCACTTTGCTAATCACTTTGCGGAGCTCCTTCTCATCATATCCATCAGGCAGGGCATCCGCCTCTTCCTTGATGAGATCTTCATAAATGCGGAGATTCAGATTTTTCAGGATAACCCCCATGTGTTTTACGTCAAATGTCTCTTCCAGTACACCTTCATCAATCAATTTGTAGAGAAACTTCTCCACACGTGCGAGCGTCACATACTGCTCTACAAACAACACTTCTTCCGATTTCGGTTGATTCGGGTCTTTCGGTGGCTTTTGACGTTTGACTTCACTAAATACATCCGTGACGATTTTGACAAATAGCTGCCGGCCAAAACGATCCCGGTAATCGGCATTTTTCACGACAATGCCCTCACCGATTTCTTCATCTCGAAGCTTGCCACCTAGCGCTGTTTTGCCGACAAACGATTTGAGATGCTCTTCCCCTTGGTATTCCCCCCGATAAAAGACCGGCACGAGATGCAAGCCAAGCCGCTGCGCTTCCCTTTCCACGATAGGGAAATCCACATATTCGCAGGCAGCGGTATCGTACATATCAAATATAATGAACTGCTTTTCATACTGAGGATATTTGATTTTATGCGGATTCAACCACTCTCCGAAGTAAACCATGCCCGCCACGATTTCCTCTTTCGGGAGCTGTTGTGTCCATTGGAAAAAGCCGTGCAGATTCTCTTCCTCATGCAATTCCATATTTCGAGAGAATGCCCGGATGCAGTTTGTTTCTTCATCGTATCGAAAGCTTGCATTCGCTCCGTCAAGCTTTTCTTGAATGATAATGGAATCGCCTTCCTTGAATACACCTTCTGTCGTTTGATGGCCGAGACGTATGATGTCCGTATATTTCTTTTGCTCCATATTGTTCCTCCGCATTTTGCTAAAGTCCTTTATTTTGGAAGATTATATCATATTGTGGAATTCCCAACAGGAATCGTTGAAGATATCAAAACGACCATCACTCTTTGTTTACGGAGTAATGGTCGTTTTATCTGACTTGCTATCATTCTTTTGGGAAGTGCCACTCTGCTTCGTAGTTTGTACTGTCATTCGACTTCGTTTCATCATTTTCTATGACTAACAGACTTTTTTTATCTGTATCTTTTTCAATGACGTATCCTACATAGCTAAAAGCAGTCAATCGAGATTACCAAGTATAATTACTGAGTCCAGCACTTGCATTTTGGTCTTGAGAGACATTTAGCTCGATGTAATAGAGCGTACCCGACTCTAACCAAACATCTTTTGTTGCGCTTCTAATACCATTATAGGAATCCTCGTAATTAATACTAACCGAAGCGACTTCTTGATCAAATCCCCAGCTAACCACTTTCATGACACGAGCGGTAGCGGAAGTTACATTGTTTTCTATAGTAAGATTGATACGCCCATATTGCCCAGCACCGTTAATATTACTACTTTTGGCTGACTGCCCTTTTTTCGCATCGGCATAAGTTTGTTGAGGAGTGATACTAGCAACCTCTGCTTGAGAATCAGCAACATTTGCCTTGGAAATATTAACCGGGAACAGTCCAACAATTCCAGTGAGTGCTAGAGTACTTGCTAATACAACCTTGCTGATTTTTGACATAATTACACCTCATTTCGAATTTTAAGGATATTACTTAAGCTAGTTTATGTTATTACCTTTTAATTGTCAAAATATGTATACATTTCCATTTCAACACAATTACATCAATTAATGTATAATATTAACATTCCTGTTATATTTCCAAAAATTTCAATTATGAAAGGAATTTCATTTATGAACAAATTGTTTAACAAAGGTTCAATTTTCACGCTTATGCTCATGTTTGTTCTGGTAATAGCACCAGTAGCATCAGCAGCAGAGAAAACAGTGAATTGGAATTTCTACTTCTTTGGCTCAAACCTTACCTCGACTGAACAAATTTATCTGGACACCGATCGATCTGTTGAATACGGATGGTCTAACAAAGAAGGAGGCGACGTTAGAGTTGCTATTATAACTGTAGGCGATGGCAAAGAAGTAGCGTATATGACCGCCACTGCTTATGGTGGAGGTACAATTGTTGATTTGCCTAAAGGTCATTATCTTTTACAAGTAAGTGGAAGTGCTTGGACTACATCCACTGGTACTGCCTATATTAAATACTGATATTACTCTTGGGAAATAGAACAGGATAGCCGCTCAAAAAGAGCGGCTTTTTCGTTTCTTGGAGGGACATCTTTGTAGTAATTGCCGCACCAATAACTGTTGGCCCAAATTCGTTACCCATAAATGACTTGTCCAATTCAATCTCTTGCGTAAAAATTGGCAGGTTTTCCGATGTTCCTGAGTATACTTTCTGTATGATGGTCAAGGCAGGTGAAACATGTGAAGCAAGCAGGAGCCATTCCTCAAACGGAGGTGCTCGAATCTTCAAGTAGTAATAATCGAATTCAAGTTGTATTTAATCGACCAGTAAGTGTTAAGCAGCTAAATACTTTACCTGAAATAGTTCGTACGACGTCGAGTTCCAATTTAACAACTGTTTTTGAAGAATTAGAAAGCCTGATTGGTTTACATGAAGCCAAGAAAACGATCTATGAAATTTATGCGCTCATCAAAATGAATAAAGCAAGGGAACGACACGGGCTTAAAATTGAGAAGCAAGTTTTCCATATGGTTTTTAAAGGAAATCCCGGTACCGGGAAAACAACAATTGCACGCCTTTTCGGAAAGATCTTTAAGGAAATGGGTGTTTTAACGAAGGGCCATCTAACTGAAGTTGAACGTGCAGATCTCGTTGGTGAATTTATTGGGCACACGGCACAAAAGACCCGTGATCTTGTTAAGAAAGCCATGGGCGGAATACTGTTTATCGATGAGGCCTACTCATTAGCTCGTGGCGGTGAAAAAGATTTTGGAAAAGAGGCTGTAGACTGTCTTACAAAATGCCTGGAGGACTTTGGCAATGATTTCGTCTGTATAATTGCAGGTTACAATGATGAAATGGATACATTCCTTGAGTTAAATCCGGGACTGCCCTCACGCTTTCCCGTCCACATCAACTTTGCTGATTATGAGGTTGATGAGTTGATGGATATTGCACATCTAATGGCAAAGAACAAGGAGTATCGAATCTCTGCTGAAGCAAGTGAAAAACTGAGAAGAAGACTGCTAACAGTAACGAGTGATCCATTTCATGTAAATTTCAGCAATGCGAGATATGTACGAAATAATATTGAAAAGGCGATACGTGTGCAAGCTGTTAGATTGCTCAAAATTCCTGACCCAACCCGTGATGATTTAATGAATTTGAAGTCTGAGGATTTTTCCATTTAGAAACAATAAAATCCCTCATATTGAGGGATTCTACTTTTTTAATCTGAGCCTGTCCAAAGTGAAGCAGAGCACCACGATTCCGAGCAGTGATCCCGAGAGAAACGGAACCACTTGCTGCAAAGGATGGACGAAGGGTGAAATTCCTTTTACTAGGAATGCGTGTAAAAAG is from Brevibacillus brevis and encodes:
- a CDS encoding RNA ligase family protein, which encodes MEQKKYTDIIRLGHQTTEGVFKEGDSIIIQEKLDGANASFRYDEETNCIRAFSRNMELHEEENLHGFFQWTQQLPKEEIVAGMVYFGEWLNPHKIKYPQYEKQFIIFDMYDTAACEYVDFPIVEREAQRLGLHLVPVFYRGEYQGEEHLKSFVGKTALGGKLRDEEIGEGIVVKNADYRDRFGRQLFVKIVTDVFSEVKRQKPPKDPNQPKSEEVLFVEQYVTLARVEKFLYKLIDEGVLEETFDVKHMGVILKNLNLRIYEDLIKEEADALPDGYDEKELRKVISKVIPLFVKEIFSEKAAGNP
- the hflX gene encoding GTPase HflX; its protein translation is MNDLIKTQETAILVGCYLDNRDEERTRLSMEELHELADTAGVEVLDVITQNRDRVDSAWYLGTGKIDEIAQRAEELDVDVIIFNDELSPSQTRNLDKVFDCKVIDRTQLILDIFAGRAQSREGKIQVELAQYNYLLPRLAGQGKQLSRLGGGIGTRGPGETKLESDRRHIRKRISELKQQLEDTVRTRQLHRERRKKNNVFQIALVGYTNAGKSTILNKLTNANTLQEDKLFATLDPTTRQLELPSGLDVLLTDTVGFIQDLPTSLVAAFRSTLEGVKEADLILHVVDSHHPDFQVHMEVVDKILRELKAEEIPQLVVFNKADMLAEGSYLPRADESILISAMREDDLKQLLSRIESFALQSFNEMKLRVPVERGDILSLLHRDGVEMEQEFNEEEAAYLITVRVNKDNPIYGKIAPFLLDKPETVEESW
- a CDS encoding AAA family ATPase; protein product: MKQAGAIPQTEVLESSSSNNRIQVVFNRPVSVKQLNTLPEIVRTTSSSNLTTVFEELESLIGLHEAKKTIYEIYALIKMNKARERHGLKIEKQVFHMVFKGNPGTGKTTIARLFGKIFKEMGVLTKGHLTEVERADLVGEFIGHTAQKTRDLVKKAMGGILFIDEAYSLARGGEKDFGKEAVDCLTKCLEDFGNDFVCIIAGYNDEMDTFLELNPGLPSRFPVHINFADYEVDELMDIAHLMAKNKEYRISAEASEKLRRRLLTVTSDPFHVNFSNARYVRNNIEKAIRVQAVRLLKIPDPTRDDLMNLKSEDFSI